One Paraburkholderia phytofirmans OLGA172 genomic window carries:
- a CDS encoding HAMP domain-containing protein translates to MTQRLSGPAADSLDAAVNTEALAGMWLDSASHINALFESAKAGHACTKAILTALTALQKGEVASLPPDWTGMHGKLSHVFNGVVEQNIRMSEELGRLSRVVGKEGRLKERAALPYARGFWGESIEAVNSLIADLVHPTSEVARVIGAVAQGDLSKSMALEAEGRALQGEFLRTAKTINTMVEQLGTFAAEVTRVAREVGTEGKLGGQADVQGVAGTWKDLTDSVNSMAGNLTSQVRNIAEVTKAVAAGDLSKKITVDVKGEILELKNTINTMVDQLRSFASEVTRVAREVGTEGKLGGQADVQGVAGTWKDLTDNVNFMAGNLTSQVRNIAEVTKAVAAGDLSKKITVDVKGEILELKNTINTMVDQLRSFASEVTRVAREVGTEGKLGGQADVQGVAGTWKDLTDSVNSMGSNLTAQVRNIADVTTAVAAGDLSKKITVDVKGEILELKNTINTMVDQLRSFASEVTRVAREVGTEGKLGGQADVQGVAGTWKDLTDSVNSMGSNLTAQVRNIAAVTTAVAAGDLSKKITVDVKGEILELKNTINTMVDQLSSFASEVTRVAREVGTEGKLGGQADVQGVAGTWKDLTDSVNSMGSNLTAQVRNIADVTTAVAAGDLSKKITVDVKGEILELKNTINTMVDQLRSFASEVTRVAREVGTEGKLGGQADVQGVAGTWKDLTDNVNFMAGNLTSQVRNIADVTKAVAAGDLSKKITVDVKGEILELKNTINTMVDQLSSFASEVTRVAREVGTLGKLGGQADVQGVAGTWKDLTDNVNFMAGNLTSQVRNIADVTKAVAAGDLSKKITVDVKGEILELKNTINTMVDQLRSFASEVTRVAREVGTEGKLGGQADVQGVAGTWKDLTDNVNFMAGNLTSQVRGIAKVVTAVANGDLARKLTVEAKGEIAALADTINSMTDTLATFADQVTTVAREVGVEGKLGGQAKVPGASGTWKGLTENVNQLAANLTTQVRAIAEVATAVTQGDLTRSITVEALGEVAALKDTINEMIRNLKDTTQVNTEQDWLKTNLAKFSRMLQGQKDLVAVGQLILSELAPVVGVQQAEFFVLDAASESTSLRLMASYASTGRPSHGKRVQLGEGLLGQCAVERRKILLEPSGSDSFRIKSGLISVVPHNVLVLPIVFEGQVKGVIELASVERFNPTHQAFLDQLTESIGIVINTIEANTRTEDLLKQSQSLAHELQSRQEELQQTNQELQEKARLLAHQNQEVERKNTEVEQARQALEEKAKQLALTSKYKSEFLANMSHELRTPLNSLLILSDQLCKNPEGNLSSKQIEFSRTIHSSGNDLLMLINDILDLSKIESGTVVMDFAEHQLVDLTSYVERTFRHVADARSVDFVVHAGVRLPASIRTDLKRLQQILKNLLSNAFKFTHQGRVTLSIEEVFGGWSADNEGLNRAQPVIAFSVSDTGIGISPDKQQIIFEAFQQADGSTSRKYGGTGLGLAISRELSKLLGGEIRLVSSPNKGSTFTLYLPFSGETGWVARRKIAVPGEDNDAIAIAAEPAAARTAAHEADSLAAEEFVSSVIGETSELAETPEDDRLRIKPGDKVLLIVENDLAFAHFLLDAAREHDFKGLITPLGAPALTLADQFKPDIITLDLFLPDMDGWRVLARLKHDLATRHMPVCVISTDESRDRALQAGAFAFLSKPIQSREVLDVALHSMAAYVDAAPRKVLVALPEGLEREQLSRLISSDRIALGFVSTREQLLSALAEQEPCAVIVGSALLEASTREIEAELAHRNEFSPLPLIVYAAQTDSPSVRTSDRFVSHTASNLSHLLDSTVALLHLNPKWLPNEARELIDSLHRSDADLAGRKVLIVDDDMRNIFALATILEDHGMRHVWADNGHDAIILVESDPEIDIVLMDIMMPEMDGLTTTREIRKRPVGRTLPIIAVTAKAMKGDRERCIEAGAWDYLSKPVNREDLLAVLHAWLHR, encoded by the coding sequence CTTTCCGGACCGGCGGCCGATAGTCTGGACGCCGCCGTTAACACTGAAGCGCTTGCGGGTATGTGGCTCGACAGCGCATCGCACATCAATGCTCTCTTTGAAAGCGCGAAAGCCGGGCACGCGTGCACGAAAGCTATTCTCACCGCGCTGACTGCCTTGCAGAAGGGCGAGGTCGCGTCGCTGCCGCCGGACTGGACAGGAATGCACGGCAAGCTTTCGCATGTTTTCAACGGCGTGGTCGAGCAGAACATCCGCATGTCAGAAGAACTCGGCCGCTTAAGCCGGGTAGTCGGAAAGGAGGGGCGTCTGAAAGAGCGCGCGGCATTGCCCTATGCGCGAGGGTTCTGGGGCGAGTCGATCGAGGCTGTCAATTCCCTCATCGCAGACCTCGTTCACCCGACCAGTGAAGTCGCGCGGGTGATCGGTGCGGTCGCGCAGGGCGACCTCTCCAAGAGCATGGCGCTCGAGGCCGAAGGGAGGGCGTTGCAAGGCGAGTTCCTTCGTACGGCGAAAACCATCAACACGATGGTCGAACAGCTCGGCACGTTTGCCGCAGAAGTCACGCGGGTCGCGCGCGAAGTCGGCACGGAAGGCAAGCTGGGTGGGCAGGCCGACGTGCAGGGGGTGGCCGGTACCTGGAAGGACCTGACCGATTCAGTCAATTCGATGGCCGGCAATCTGACGAGCCAGGTCCGGAACATCGCCGAGGTGACCAAGGCAGTAGCGGCGGGCGACCTGTCCAAGAAGATCACGGTGGACGTCAAGGGCGAAATTCTCGAACTCAAGAATACGATCAACACGATGGTGGACCAGTTGCGCTCCTTTGCGTCGGAGGTGACAAGGGTGGCGCGCGAGGTGGGCACCGAAGGAAAACTGGGCGGCCAGGCCGACGTGCAGGGCGTGGCCGGTACCTGGAAGGACCTGACCGACAACGTCAACTTCATGGCAGGCAACCTCACGAGCCAGGTGCGCAATATTGCTGAAGTCACCAAGGCCGTGGCTGCGGGCGATCTGTCCAAGAAAATCACCGTCGATGTGAAGGGCGAAATCCTCGAACTCAAGAACACGATCAATACGATGGTGGATCAGCTGCGCTCGTTCGCGTCCGAAGTGACACGGGTGGCGCGGGAAGTGGGTACAGAGGGCAAGCTTGGCGGGCAGGCCGATGTGCAGGGCGTGGCCGGCACATGGAAGGACCTGACCGACTCGGTCAATTCAATGGGCAGTAACCTGACGGCGCAGGTGCGCAACATCGCTGATGTCACGACCGCGGTCGCGGCAGGCGACCTGTCCAAAAAAATCACGGTGGACGTGAAGGGCGAAATTCTCGAGTTGAAGAACACCATCAACACGATGGTGGACCAGTTGCGCTCGTTTGCGTCGGAGGTGACGCGGGTCGCACGAGAGGTAGGCACGGAGGGCAAGCTCGGCGGCCAGGCGGATGTGCAGGGCGTCGCCGGCACGTGGAAGGACCTCACGGATTCAGTCAATTCGATGGGCAGCAATCTCACGGCCCAGGTACGTAACATTGCCGCTGTGACGACCGCGGTGGCCGCCGGCGACCTGTCGAAGAAGATCACCGTCGATGTGAAGGGCGAAATCCTTGAACTGAAGAACACCATCAATACGATGGTTGACCAGCTGAGTTCGTTCGCATCGGAAGTGACCCGTGTCGCGCGGGAAGTCGGTACAGAGGGCAAGCTCGGCGGCCAGGCGGATGTGCAGGGTGTGGCCGGCACCTGGAAGGACTTGACCGACTCGGTCAATTCGATGGGCAGTAACCTGACGGCGCAGGTGCGCAACATCGCCGACGTGACGACGGCGGTGGCCGCCGGTGACCTGTCGAAGAAGATCACCGTTGACGTGAAGGGCGAAATCCTCGAGCTCAAGAACACCATCAACACGATGGTGGACCAGTTGCGTTCGTTTGCGTCGGAGGTGACGCGGGTCGCGCGCGAGGTGGGCACCGAAGGCAAACTCGGCGGCCAGGCGGATGTGCAAGGGGTCGCGGGTACCTGGAAAGATTTGACCGACAACGTCAATTTCATGGCGGGTAATCTGACAAGCCAGGTCCGCAATATCGCCGACGTGACGAAAGCCGTGGCGGCCGGCGACCTTTCAAAAAAAATTACGGTGGACGTGAAGGGCGAAATTCTCGAGTTGAAGAACACCATCAACACGATGGTCGACCAGCTCAGTTCGTTCGCGTCGGAAGTGACCCGCGTTGCGCGCGAGGTCGGCACGCTGGGTAAGCTGGGCGGCCAGGCGGACGTGCAGGGCGTGGCGGGAACCTGGAAGGACCTGACCGACAACGTCAACTTCATGGCCGGCAACCTGACCAGCCAGGTACGCAACATCGCGGACGTCACGAAGGCGGTCGCCGCGGGGGACCTGTCCAAGAAGATCACGGTGGACGTGAAGGGCGAGATCCTCGAACTGAAAAACACCATCAACACGATGGTGGATCAGTTGCGCTCGTTTGCGTCCGAGGTCACCCGTGTGGCCCGGGAAGTAGGTACGGAAGGCAAGCTCGGCGGCCAGGCGGACGTTCAGGGGGTGGCAGGCACCTGGAAGGATCTGACCGACAACGTCAATTTCATGGCGGGCAACCTGACGAGCCAGGTGCGTGGCATCGCGAAGGTGGTGACGGCCGTCGCAAACGGCGATCTGGCGCGTAAACTGACGGTCGAGGCGAAAGGGGAAATCGCAGCGCTCGCGGACACGATCAACAGCATGACCGACACACTGGCGACGTTTGCCGACCAGGTGACGACCGTGGCGCGCGAAGTCGGCGTCGAAGGCAAGCTCGGCGGACAGGCCAAGGTGCCGGGCGCTTCCGGTACGTGGAAAGGGCTGACCGAAAACGTGAACCAGCTCGCGGCCAATCTGACCACCCAAGTGCGAGCCATTGCGGAGGTGGCCACCGCCGTGACGCAAGGCGACCTCACGCGATCGATTACGGTCGAGGCGCTAGGCGAAGTCGCGGCACTGAAGGATACGATCAACGAGATGATCCGTAACCTGAAGGACACGACGCAGGTCAACACCGAGCAGGACTGGCTCAAGACCAATCTCGCCAAGTTCAGCCGCATGCTGCAAGGGCAGAAAGATCTCGTCGCCGTCGGCCAGCTCATCCTGTCCGAGCTTGCGCCGGTGGTCGGCGTGCAGCAGGCGGAGTTCTTCGTGCTCGACGCAGCATCCGAGTCGACTTCGCTTCGTCTGATGGCGAGCTATGCGTCGACCGGACGGCCGTCGCACGGCAAGCGTGTGCAACTGGGCGAAGGGCTGCTCGGGCAATGTGCGGTCGAGCGCCGCAAGATCCTGCTGGAACCCTCGGGGTCCGACAGTTTCCGTATCAAGTCCGGGTTGATCAGCGTCGTTCCGCACAACGTGCTGGTGCTGCCGATCGTCTTCGAAGGACAGGTCAAGGGCGTCATCGAGCTCGCGTCGGTCGAGCGCTTTAATCCCACCCACCAGGCCTTCCTCGATCAGCTGACCGAAAGCATCGGCATCGTCATCAATACGATTGAGGCCAATACGCGAACGGAGGACTTGCTCAAGCAGTCGCAGTCACTGGCGCACGAACTGCAAAGCCGTCAGGAAGAGTTGCAGCAGACCAATCAGGAACTGCAGGAAAAGGCACGGCTGCTCGCGCACCAGAACCAGGAAGTGGAGCGCAAGAACACCGAGGTCGAGCAGGCAAGACAGGCCCTTGAGGAAAAGGCGAAACAGCTTGCGTTGACCTCGAAGTACAAGTCTGAATTCCTCGCAAACATGTCCCATGAGTTGCGTACGCCGCTCAACAGCCTGCTGATTCTTTCCGACCAGCTCTGCAAGAATCCCGAGGGGAATCTGTCGAGCAAGCAGATCGAGTTTTCCAGGACGATTCACTCGTCCGGCAACGACCTCCTGATGTTGATCAACGACATCCTCGACCTGTCGAAGATCGAGTCCGGCACTGTTGTGATGGATTTTGCCGAACACCAGCTTGTGGACCTCACCTCTTATGTGGAGCGCACCTTCAGACACGTTGCGGACGCGCGCAGTGTCGATTTCGTCGTCCATGCCGGCGTGCGCTTGCCGGCGTCGATCCGCACCGATCTCAAGCGGCTCCAGCAGATCCTGAAGAACCTGCTGTCGAATGCGTTCAAGTTTACGCACCAGGGGCGCGTGACGCTTTCCATTGAGGAGGTGTTCGGCGGCTGGAGTGCCGATAACGAAGGGCTCAACCGCGCCCAGCCTGTCATAGCGTTCTCGGTGTCGGATACGGGCATAGGGATTTCGCCCGACAAGCAGCAGATTATCTTCGAGGCGTTCCAGCAGGCCGACGGCAGTACGAGCCGCAAATACGGCGGGACGGGCCTTGGTCTTGCCATCAGCCGCGAGTTGTCCAAGCTGTTGGGCGGGGAAATTCGCCTCGTCAGTTCGCCAAATAAGGGGAGCACCTTCACGCTGTACCTGCCCTTCTCGGGGGAAACAGGTTGGGTAGCTCGCAGGAAGATTGCCGTTCCTGGCGAAGATAACGACGCGATCGCGATCGCTGCCGAACCGGCGGCCGCTAGAACTGCCGCGCATGAAGCTGATTCGCTGGCGGCCGAGGAGTTCGTCAGTTCCGTGATCGGCGAGACGAGCGAACTCGCTGAAACTCCGGAAGACGATCGCCTACGCATCAAGCCCGGCGACAAGGTACTGCTGATCGTTGAAAACGATCTGGCGTTTGCACATTTTCTGCTCGACGCAGCGCGCGAACATGACTTCAAAGGGCTAATCACGCCGCTCGGCGCACCAGCGTTGACTTTAGCCGATCAGTTTAAGCCGGACATCATCACGCTCGATCTGTTTCTGCCTGATATGGACGGTTGGCGGGTACTCGCCCGCCTCAAGCACGATCTGGCGACGAGACATATGCCGGTCTGCGTCATCTCGACGGACGAATCGCGTGACCGGGCGCTACAGGCCGGTGCGTTCGCCTTTCTTTCCAAACCGATCCAGTCGCGCGAGGTGCTGGATGTCGCATTGCACTCGATGGCAGCGTACGTCGATGCGGCGCCGCGCAAGGTTCTGGTCGCGCTGCCCGAAGGGCTCGAGCGCGAGCAGTTATCCCGATTGATATCTAGCGATCGCATCGCATTGGGTTTCGTCTCAACGCGTGAACAGCTGCTCAGCGCGCTCGCTGAGCAGGAGCCGTGTGCGGTGATCGTCGGGTCCGCCCTGCTGGAGGCGAGCACGCGCGAGATCGAAGCGGAGCTCGCGCACCGCAACGAGTTTTCACCGCTGCCTCTGATCGTGTATGCAGCGCAGACAGATTCGCCGTCCGTCCGCACCAGCGACCGATTCGTGAGTCACACGGCCTCGAATCTTAGCCATCTTCTGGACTCGACGGTGGCGTTGCTGCACCTCAATCCCAAGTGGCTGCCGAACGAAGCGCGCGAGCTCATCGACAGTCTGCACCGGTCGGATGCGGATCTCGCTGGTCGCAAGGTGTTGATTGTCGATGACGACATGCGCAATATCTTCGCACTGGCTACCATTCTCGAGGATCATGGCATGCGCCATGTGTGGGCGGACAACGGCCACGACGCGATAATACTTGTCGAGAGCGACCCCGAAATCGACATCGTGCTGATGGACATCATGATGCCGGAGATGGACGGGCTGACAACTACGAGGGAAATCCGCAAGAGGCCCGTTGGGCGAACCCTTCCCATCATCGCAGTGACGGCGAAAGCGATGAAAGGCGACCGCGAACGCTGCATTGAAGCGGGGGCGTGGGACTATCTTTCGAAGCCCGTCAATCGGGAAGACCTGCTTGCCGTGCTTCACGCGTGGCTGCATAGATAG
- a CDS encoding response regulator, with product MDIVAPVPREPVNILVVDDMREQHVVMRTILEELQENVITVASGREALKAVLEQTFAVILLDVNMPGMDGFETASLLRSYRRTASTPIIFVTAYVDDAEMKRGYSLGAVDYISSPVIPEILRSKVRVFVEMHRMNLELLTRAAEREAFLLAEAGRTVAEHARQRADFLANASHVLTRSLEIGTTLQRIVELASTELAEIAFVAVMGTGESPTEITSRSATRDRSDVPDLAAFESNTLAVAFPLVSRFVRHLLHERAEDDSPPVDGFLTEKAASHASSLRIQRVSAFPLLTDNQKGVILLCSCATDISDEQITLSREFVSRAAIALENALLFSEIREGDRRKNEFLAMLAHELRNPLAPIANAAAVMRSAKPGDAEVLRWAGEIVTTQVEHMVRIVEDLLDISRIARGAVTLRKEPVPLSVVIGRAVETSRPHLIRRAQNLTCDEGAVDTVVNGDVVRLAQIVSNLLNNASKFTPQGGHISLSTRFSDSTASITVADDGEGIDPGFMPHIFELFAQADTSLHRPQGGLGIGLTLVRHLTELHGGSVECRSDGLGKGTEFAIRLPGAMAERRGAARAPVVHLNRKQAMRVLIVEDIAASAESLEALLTIHGYIVRCAGDGESALRAANEMRPDVVVLDIGLPGMSGYEVACRLRQDQAKSCLIIALSGYGQEEHIRRAQEAGIDHYLVKPADPSVLLDAIAASDKGHGSDGMAIR from the coding sequence ATGGATATCGTTGCTCCTGTCCCGCGGGAGCCCGTCAATATTCTGGTCGTTGACGATATGCGGGAGCAGCACGTGGTGATGCGAACGATTCTCGAGGAACTTCAGGAGAACGTGATCACTGTCGCATCAGGGCGCGAAGCACTGAAGGCGGTGCTCGAGCAAACGTTCGCCGTGATTCTGCTCGACGTGAACATGCCGGGCATGGACGGGTTCGAAACCGCGTCGCTGTTGCGCTCATACCGTCGAACCGCCAGTACGCCGATTATTTTCGTAACCGCCTATGTCGATGACGCGGAGATGAAGCGCGGATATTCGCTCGGCGCCGTGGACTACATTTCCTCGCCGGTCATACCCGAGATTCTGCGCTCGAAGGTCCGGGTCTTCGTGGAAATGCACCGCATGAACCTTGAGCTTCTCACCCGGGCCGCGGAACGGGAGGCGTTCCTGCTGGCTGAGGCCGGCAGGACGGTGGCTGAGCACGCGCGGCAACGTGCCGACTTTCTCGCGAATGCAAGCCACGTGCTGACCCGTTCGCTTGAAATCGGCACCACGTTGCAGCGCATCGTCGAGCTTGCTTCGACTGAGCTGGCGGAGATCGCCTTTGTTGCCGTCATGGGCACTGGCGAATCACCGACGGAAATCACCTCCCGATCGGCCACACGGGATAGATCGGATGTCCCGGATCTTGCAGCGTTCGAGTCGAATACCCTTGCGGTGGCGTTTCCGTTAGTGAGTCGCTTTGTCCGCCACTTACTGCATGAAAGAGCAGAGGATGACAGCCCCCCTGTGGACGGCTTTCTCACGGAGAAAGCAGCAAGCCATGCATCGAGCTTACGCATCCAGCGCGTTAGCGCGTTCCCATTGCTCACGGACAACCAGAAGGGCGTGATCCTGCTTTGCTCCTGCGCGACGGACATTTCGGACGAGCAGATTACGCTCAGCAGGGAATTCGTCAGCCGTGCGGCTATCGCGCTGGAAAATGCGTTGCTGTTCTCGGAAATCCGCGAGGGCGATCGGCGCAAAAACGAATTCCTGGCAATGCTCGCCCACGAGTTGCGCAATCCGCTTGCGCCGATTGCCAATGCGGCCGCGGTAATGCGTAGTGCCAAGCCAGGAGATGCCGAGGTGTTGCGCTGGGCGGGTGAGATCGTCACAACTCAGGTCGAGCATATGGTGCGGATCGTCGAAGACCTGCTGGACATCTCGCGTATTGCCCGGGGAGCGGTCACCTTGCGAAAGGAGCCTGTGCCGTTGTCCGTGGTAATCGGTCGCGCGGTGGAAACCAGCCGGCCCCATCTGATCCGGCGTGCGCAAAATCTCACCTGCGACGAGGGAGCGGTCGACACGGTGGTCAACGGCGACGTTGTGCGACTCGCGCAGATCGTATCCAACCTTCTGAACAATGCATCCAAGTTTACTCCGCAAGGTGGGCATATTTCGCTTTCCACCCGGTTTTCAGACAGCACCGCGTCGATCACCGTCGCGGACGATGGGGAGGGCATCGATCCCGGCTTCATGCCGCATATTTTTGAGCTTTTCGCGCAGGCCGACACATCGTTGCACCGGCCTCAAGGAGGGCTGGGTATAGGCTTGACGCTGGTGCGCCACCTCACCGAACTGCACGGCGGATCCGTCGAGTGCCGCAGTGATGGGCTTGGCAAAGGAACCGAATTTGCGATCCGTCTGCCGGGCGCCATGGCCGAGCGCCGCGGCGCTGCGCGCGCCCCAGTCGTGCATCTGAACAGAAAGCAGGCAATGAGAGTATTGATCGTCGAAGATATCGCGGCTTCCGCGGAAAGCCTCGAAGCGCTGTTGACCATACATGGATACATCGTTAGATGCGCCGGCGATGGTGAATCCGCCTTGCGCGCAGCAAACGAGATGCGCCCGGACGTGGTCGTGCTCGATATTGGTCTGCCGGGCATGAGTGGCTACGAGGTCGCCTGCCGCTTGCGGCAGGACCAGGCCAAGTCATGTCTGATCATCGCGCTCAGCGGCTATGGGCAGGAAGAGCACATCCGACGGGCGCAAGAGGCAGGTATTGATCATTATCTCGTGAAGCCCGCGGACCCTTCGGTGCTGCTCGACGCCATTGCGGCCTCAGACAAAGGGCACGGCTCCGATGGGATGGCAATCAGGTAG
- a CDS encoding DNA topoisomerase IB produces the protein MAATTDPTQRRTDDIAQQAAPAAMPPGLRHSDDTTPGYTRRREKDGFVYFDVSGKRIDDASEIDRINALAIPPAYEDVWICPDARGHLQATGRDARGRKQYRYHARWRETRDANKYERMAAFGRALPKIRRRVACDLKLPGMPCDKVIAAIVQLLDTTLIRVGSVEYARDNQSYGLTTLRKKHVKIEAGQLRLKFRGKSGIEHDVTVDHPRVRRIVRRCADLPGHALFQYLDEDGTRRTVGSADINDYLRRASDADFTAKDYRTWAGSVYALAALRWLKYSSAAEARRHIVATVKAVATLLRNTPAVCRRCYIHPAVISAFEADELHDLPPAQALRGLKVDEAAFAALLVQLEKHAAKLARQAGTRGRKPRDSAVTGGVEGSLPTLLKKSRAVRQATIAKPAASAGSLTSRRVATAPSAASRFRSADAASRSSGRR, from the coding sequence ATGGCTGCCACGACCGACCCGACCCAGCGCCGCACTGACGACATCGCCCAGCAAGCTGCCCCTGCCGCGATGCCGCCCGGTCTGCGGCATTCGGACGACACCACGCCCGGCTACACGCGCAGGCGTGAAAAAGATGGCTTTGTATACTTCGACGTGAGCGGCAAACGCATCGACGACGCAAGCGAAATTGATCGCATCAACGCATTGGCAATTCCACCGGCGTACGAGGACGTATGGATCTGCCCCGACGCCCGCGGTCATTTGCAGGCAACCGGCCGTGACGCGCGCGGCCGCAAGCAATACCGCTATCACGCGCGCTGGCGCGAGACACGTGACGCCAACAAATACGAGCGCATGGCCGCGTTCGGCCGCGCGCTGCCGAAGATCCGCAGGCGCGTCGCATGCGACCTGAAGTTACCGGGCATGCCGTGCGACAAGGTCATCGCCGCAATCGTGCAGCTGCTCGACACGACGCTGATCCGCGTCGGCAGTGTCGAATACGCGCGCGATAACCAGTCGTACGGGCTGACGACGCTGCGCAAGAAGCATGTGAAGATCGAAGCAGGCCAATTGCGCCTGAAGTTCCGCGGCAAGAGCGGCATCGAGCACGATGTCACGGTGGACCATCCACGAGTCAGGCGCATCGTGCGGCGCTGCGCCGACTTGCCGGGGCACGCTCTGTTCCAGTATCTCGACGAAGACGGCACGCGCCGCACCGTCGGCTCAGCGGACATCAACGACTACCTGCGCCGCGCAAGCGATGCGGATTTCACCGCGAAGGATTACCGCACATGGGCGGGCAGCGTCTATGCACTAGCCGCGCTGCGGTGGCTGAAATACAGCAGCGCGGCGGAAGCACGCCGGCATATTGTCGCAACCGTCAAGGCCGTAGCAACACTGTTGCGCAATACGCCCGCTGTATGCCGACGCTGCTACATTCACCCGGCCGTGATCAGCGCGTTCGAAGCTGACGAATTGCACGACTTGCCGCCCGCCCAGGCGCTTCGCGGTCTGAAAGTGGATGAAGCGGCGTTTGCTGCACTGCTCGTGCAACTCGAGAAGCATGCCGCGAAGCTCGCGCGTCAAGCGGGCACCCGGGGCCGCAAGCCGCGCGACTCGGCGGTGACTGGCGGCGTCGAAGGCTCGCTGCCAACGTTGCTGAAGAAGTCGCGCGCGGTGCGCCAGGCAACCATTGCGAAACCCGCTGCCAGCGCCGGCTCGCTAACATCTCGCCGCGTGGCCACGGCACCCAGCGCCGCCAGCCGGTTTCGCTCGGCGGACGCTGCCAGCCGATCTTCAGGTCGCCGGTGA
- a CDS encoding DUF883 family protein, whose product MTESHQPTALAAGSSPVASDPPSSAGSSQQGNGSTQKSSGSDGGRTTSARTLSDLKDKIGSAQEVVKTKYRVVSESTDDYVHEAPWKAVTMALIGGLIIGMLARR is encoded by the coding sequence ATGACCGAGTCGCATCAACCCACCGCTCTGGCAGCCGGGTCGTCGCCCGTCGCGTCCGACCCACCCAGTTCCGCCGGGTCATCTCAACAGGGCAACGGCTCTACACAGAAGTCCAGCGGCAGCGACGGAGGCCGAACAACCAGTGCGCGGACGCTGTCCGACCTGAAGGACAAGATTGGCAGTGCACAGGAGGTGGTCAAGACGAAGTACCGGGTCGTCTCTGAATCGACCGACGATTACGTTCATGAGGCGCCGTGGAAAGCGGTCACGATGGCACTTATCGGCGGACTCATCATCGGAATGCTTGCTCGCCGCTAA
- a CDS encoding GlsB/YeaQ/YmgE family stress response membrane protein yields MDPVSHGIIFWLIIGGIAGALAGRIVDGGGFGIVVDIIVGIVGAFIGGWLGGALGLHLGSGIVGSLVTALIGAVILLAVLRLFSRGRARPL; encoded by the coding sequence ATGGACCCGGTCTCGCATGGAATTATTTTCTGGCTGATTATCGGAGGCATCGCTGGCGCCTTGGCGGGTCGTATCGTCGACGGCGGCGGCTTCGGCATTGTGGTCGACATCATCGTGGGAATTGTCGGAGCCTTCATAGGAGGTTGGCTTGGCGGGGCGCTGGGTCTGCACCTGGGAAGCGGCATAGTCGGCTCGCTTGTTACGGCGCTGATTGGCGCGGTTATCCTGCTCGCTGTCCTGCGACTTTTCAGCCGGGGTCGGGCGCGGCCACTCTAA
- a CDS encoding PRC-barrel domain-containing protein, which yields MGSINPQGDTRRGADIVGGGMGEGPGPDIMAAATLDGDKVMSSDGEHVGKISNIMLDVRNGRIAYAVLSEGGFLGMGSNLHAIPWSALTLDTDEKCFVVDITAQRLKDDPGFDKDHWPTMADAKWGESTYSYYNRQPYWSATREVVESDPSIRPSEH from the coding sequence ATGGGCTCAATCAACCCGCAAGGTGACACCCGCCGCGGAGCCGACATCGTCGGCGGTGGTATGGGCGAAGGACCAGGGCCGGACATCATGGCCGCAGCAACGCTCGATGGGGACAAGGTCATGTCCTCTGATGGCGAACACGTAGGGAAAATCTCTAACATCATGCTCGACGTCAGGAACGGACGCATCGCCTATGCAGTGCTTTCTGAGGGAGGTTTCCTCGGAATGGGTTCTAACCTGCATGCCATTCCATGGAGCGCACTGACTCTCGATACGGACGAGAAGTGCTTCGTCGTCGACATCACGGCACAGCGCCTCAAGGACGATCCGGGCTTTGACAAGGACCACTGGCCGACGATGGCAGATGCGAAGTGGGGAGAGTCGACGTATAGCTACTACAATCGGCAGCCGTACTGGTCAGCGACCCGTGAAGTGGTGGAAAGCGACCCCAGCATCAGGCCGAGCGAGCACTGA
- a CDS encoding response regulator produces the protein MSTILLVDDEVDSLWLLQIILEGRGYRILLAEGGEAALDKAARYLPDLIVTDWNMPGMDGIALCERLKFYPALAQIPVVMASGRVPPKEKSTLWNVFLSKPVDVDALESAIDSLLAKRLSSPQTRVNVPAPAFSRWQPISSKLWA, from the coding sequence ATGTCTACTATCCTCCTCGTCGACGATGAAGTGGATTCGCTCTGGCTGCTCCAGATTATCCTGGAGGGACGCGGTTACCGCATACTCCTCGCGGAAGGCGGGGAGGCAGCCCTCGACAAGGCAGCGCGATACCTTCCCGATCTGATCGTCACAGACTGGAACATGCCAGGTATGGACGGAATCGCCTTGTGCGAACGGCTGAAGTTTTATCCCGCACTCGCCCAGATTCCCGTGGTCATGGCGTCCGGTCGCGTCCCGCCAAAAGAAAAATCCACGCTGTGGAATGTTTTTCTTTCCAAGCCCGTCGACGTGGATGCCCTGGAATCCGCCATCGACTCGCTGTTGGCGAAGCGTTTGTCCAGTCCTCAAACCCGCGTGAATGTGCCCGCGCCGGCATTTTCCCGGTGGCAACCAATATCCTCAAAACTTTGGGCGTAG